One window of Ralstonia pickettii DTP0602 genomic DNA carries:
- a CDS encoding stomatin 2, protein MLAFQLGLLPLIVLVAVIVLIAKGIKIVPQQHAWVLERLGRYHATLTPGLSIVVPFVDRVAYKHVLKEIPLDVPSQVCITKDNTQLQVDGVLYFQVTDPMKASYGSSNFVVAITQLSQTTLRSVIGKLELDKTFEERAFINHSVVNALDEAAANWGVKVLRYEIKDLTPPKEILHAMQAQITAEREKRALIAASEGKRQEQINLATGAREAAIQKSEGERQAAINRAQGEASAILAVAEANAQAIQKIGNAIRTEGGMDAVNLKVAEEYVAAFGNLAKQGNTLIVPGNMGEMSSMIASALQIVKGQKAA, encoded by the coding sequence ATGCTCGCTTTTCAGCTTGGCCTGTTGCCGCTGATCGTCCTCGTCGCCGTGATCGTGCTGATTGCCAAGGGCATCAAGATCGTGCCGCAGCAGCACGCCTGGGTGCTGGAGCGCCTGGGGCGCTACCATGCGACGCTGACGCCGGGGCTGTCGATCGTGGTGCCGTTTGTCGACCGCGTCGCCTACAAGCACGTGCTCAAGGAAATCCCGCTGGACGTGCCCAGCCAGGTCTGCATCACCAAGGACAACACGCAGTTGCAAGTCGATGGCGTACTGTACTTCCAGGTCACCGACCCGATGAAGGCGTCCTACGGCTCGAGCAATTTCGTGGTGGCGATCACGCAGCTGTCGCAGACCACGCTGCGCTCGGTGATCGGCAAGCTGGAGCTTGACAAGACCTTCGAGGAACGCGCGTTCATCAACCACAGCGTGGTCAACGCGCTGGACGAGGCCGCCGCCAACTGGGGCGTCAAGGTGCTGCGCTACGAGATCAAGGACCTCACCCCGCCCAAGGAAATCCTGCACGCGATGCAGGCGCAGATCACCGCCGAGCGGGAGAAGCGCGCGCTGATCGCCGCCTCGGAAGGCAAGCGCCAGGAGCAGATCAACCTCGCCACGGGCGCGCGTGAAGCGGCGATCCAGAAGTCCGAAGGGGAACGGCAGGCGGCCATCAACAGGGCGCAGGGGGAAGCTTCGGCGATCCTGGCGGTAGCTGAGGCTAACGCCCAGGCGATTCAGAAGATCGGCAATGCGATCCGCACCGAGGGCGGCATGGACGCGGTCAACCTGAAGGTGGCCGAGGAATATGTCGCGGCCTTCGGCAACCTGGCCAAGCAGGGCAATACGCTGATCGTGCCGGGCAATATGGGCGAGATGAGCAGCATGATCGCTTCGGCGCTGCAGATCGTGAAGGGGCAGAAGGCGGCCTGA
- a CDS encoding membrane protein implicated in regulation of membrane protease activity, with protein MAYYIWFVAAVVLVIVEMNTGTFYLLMVAVGLAAGGVGALLGLSPAAQTLVAALVAAVLIVGLRRTRFGKLRRGNAAVDPNVNLDIGQELDVPAWDANGRARVPYRGADWTVELAPDCTAAPGRYRIVAVRGSTLVVSPR; from the coding sequence ATGGCTTACTACATCTGGTTCGTGGCAGCGGTCGTGCTGGTGATCGTCGAGATGAATACCGGCACGTTCTACCTGCTGATGGTGGCGGTGGGCCTCGCCGCCGGCGGCGTCGGGGCCTTGCTCGGCCTGTCGCCAGCCGCGCAGACGCTGGTCGCGGCCCTGGTCGCGGCGGTGCTGATCGTCGGGCTGCGCCGCACCCGCTTTGGCAAGCTGCGGCGCGGCAATGCCGCCGTCGATCCCAACGTGAATCTCGATATCGGCCAGGAGCTCGACGTGCCCGCCTGGGATGCCAACGGGCGCGCCCGCGTGCCATACCGCGGCGCCGACTGGACCGTGGAGCTGGCGCCCGATTGCACCGCCGCACCGGGCCGCTACCGCATCGTCGCGGTGCGCGGCAGCACGCTGGTCGTGTCTCCGCGCTGA
- a CDS encoding phosphoenolpyruvate synthase (catalyzes the formation of phosphoenolpyruvate from pyruvate~K01007: pps, ppsA; pyruvate, water dikinase [EC:2.7.9.2]): MTNQADNGAYVLPFEQLRMADVEIVGGKNSSLGEMISQLAEAGVRVPGGFATTALAFRDFIAHNNLTERISQRLKALDVDDVKALAEAGAEIRGWVAAAPFQPRLEQEIREYYARVSEREGAEASFAVRSSATAEDLPDASFAGQQESYLNVSGIDDVLDKIKHVFASLYNDRAISYRVHKGFAHDVVALSAGIQRMVRSDLAASGVMFTIDTESGFPDVVFITSSYGLGETVVQGAVNPDEFYVFKPTLQAGKYPIIRRSIGSKLIKMEFTKPGEPGRVKTVDVPGELRNRYSITDEDVTELSRYAMIIEKHYGRPMDIEWGKDGKDGKIYILQARPETVKSQSAGKAELRFKLKGTAPVLTSGRAIGQKIGTGPVRVINDPSEMERVQPGDVLVADMTDPNWEPVMKRASAIVTNRGGRTCHAAIIARELGVPAVVGCGDATDVLKDGTLVTVSCAEGDEGRIYDGLLETEVTEVQRGDMPEIDVKLMMNVGNPQLAFDFAQIPNCGVGLARLEFIINNNIGVHPKAILDYPQVDADLKKAVESVARGHASPRAFYVDKLAEGIATIGAAFYPKSVIVRLSDFKSNEYKKLIGGSRYEPDEENPMLGFRGASRYIADDFAEAFEMECKAMKRVRDEMGLTNVEIMVPFVRTLGQAEKVIELLAKHGLKRGENGLRIIMMCEVPSNAILAEEFLQYFDGFSIGSNDLTQLTLGLDRDSGMELLAKDFDERDPAVRFMLSRAIEACIRLDKYVGICGQGPSDHPDFAAWLAKEGIKSISLNPDSVVETWRQLAS; this comes from the coding sequence ATGACTAACCAGGCAGATAACGGCGCCTATGTGCTGCCGTTCGAGCAGTTGCGCATGGCTGACGTGGAAATCGTCGGCGGCAAGAATTCGTCGCTGGGCGAGATGATCTCCCAGCTGGCGGAAGCCGGCGTCCGGGTTCCCGGCGGCTTTGCCACCACCGCGCTCGCCTTCCGCGACTTCATCGCCCACAACAACCTGACCGAGCGCATCTCGCAGCGCCTCAAGGCGCTGGACGTCGACGACGTCAAGGCGCTCGCCGAGGCCGGTGCCGAGATCCGCGGCTGGGTCGCTGCCGCGCCGTTCCAGCCTCGCCTGGAACAGGAGATCCGCGAGTACTATGCCCGCGTGTCCGAGCGCGAAGGCGCCGAAGCGTCGTTCGCCGTGCGTTCGTCGGCCACCGCCGAAGACCTGCCCGACGCCTCATTCGCCGGCCAGCAGGAGTCCTACCTGAACGTCAGCGGCATCGACGACGTGCTCGACAAGATCAAGCACGTGTTCGCCTCGCTGTACAACGACCGCGCCATTTCCTACCGCGTGCACAAGGGCTTTGCCCATGACGTGGTGGCACTATCCGCCGGTATCCAGCGCATGGTCCGTTCGGACCTGGCCGCCTCGGGCGTGATGTTCACCATCGACACCGAATCCGGCTTCCCCGACGTGGTCTTCATTACCTCCAGCTATGGCCTGGGCGAAACGGTGGTGCAGGGCGCGGTCAACCCGGACGAGTTCTACGTCTTCAAGCCGACGCTGCAGGCTGGCAAGTACCCGATCATCCGCCGCTCGATCGGCTCCAAGCTGATCAAGATGGAATTCACCAAGCCGGGCGAACCCGGTCGCGTGAAGACCGTTGACGTGCCGGGCGAACTGCGCAACCGCTACTCGATCACCGACGAGGACGTGACCGAGCTGTCCAGGTACGCGATGATCATCGAGAAGCACTATGGCCGCCCGATGGACATCGAGTGGGGCAAGGACGGCAAGGACGGCAAGATCTACATCCTGCAGGCCCGCCCGGAAACGGTGAAGAGCCAGTCCGCCGGCAAGGCCGAACTGCGCTTCAAGCTCAAGGGCACCGCGCCCGTGCTGACCAGCGGCCGCGCCATCGGCCAGAAGATCGGCACCGGCCCGGTCCGCGTCATCAACGACCCGTCCGAGATGGAACGCGTGCAGCCCGGCGACGTGCTGGTGGCCGACATGACCGACCCCAATTGGGAACCGGTGATGAAGCGTGCCTCGGCCATCGTCACCAACCGTGGCGGCCGTACCTGCCACGCGGCCATCATCGCGCGTGAACTGGGTGTGCCGGCCGTGGTCGGTTGCGGCGATGCCACCGACGTGCTGAAGGACGGCACGCTGGTGACGGTGTCGTGCGCCGAGGGCGACGAAGGCCGCATCTACGACGGCCTGCTGGAAACCGAAGTGACCGAAGTCCAGCGTGGCGACATGCCGGAAATCGACGTCAAGCTGATGATGAACGTGGGCAATCCGCAGCTGGCGTTCGACTTCGCGCAGATCCCGAACTGCGGCGTCGGCCTGGCCCGCCTGGAATTCATCATCAACAACAACATCGGTGTCCACCCGAAGGCCATCCTCGACTATCCGCAGGTCGATGCCGACCTGAAGAAGGCCGTGGAAAGCGTGGCTCGTGGCCATGCCAGCCCGCGCGCGTTCTACGTCGACAAGCTGGCCGAGGGCATTGCGACGATCGGCGCGGCGTTCTATCCGAAATCCGTGATCGTGCGCCTGTCGGACTTCAAGTCCAACGAGTACAAGAAACTGATCGGCGGTTCGCGCTACGAGCCGGACGAGGAAAACCCGATGCTGGGCTTCCGCGGCGCGTCGCGTTATATCGCCGACGACTTTGCCGAAGCGTTCGAAATGGAATGCAAGGCCATGAAGCGCGTGCGCGATGAAATGGGCCTGACCAACGTCGAGATCATGGTGCCGTTCGTGCGTACGCTGGGCCAGGCCGAGAAGGTCATCGAGCTGCTGGCCAAGCACGGCCTGAAGCGCGGCGAGAACGGCCTGCGCATCATCATGATGTGCGAAGTGCCGTCCAACGCGATCCTCGCCGAAGAGTTCCTGCAGTACTTCGACGGCTTCTCGATCGGCTCGAACGACCTGACCCAGCTGACGCTGGGCCTGGATCGCGATTCGGGCATGGAACTGCTGGCCAAGGACTTCGACGAACGCGACCCGGCAGTGCGGTTCATGCTGTCGCGCGCCATCGAGGCGTGCATCCGCCTGGACAAGTACGTCGGCATCTGCGGCCAGGGCCCTTCGGATCATCCGGATTTTGCCGCGTGGCTGGCCAAGGAAGGTATCAAGTCGATCTCGCTGAACCCGGACTCGGTGGTCGAGACCTGGCGCCAGCTGGCTTCCTGA
- a CDS encoding PEP synthetase regulatory protein (mediates the activation of PEP synthetase by an inorganic phosphate pyrophosphorylation and inactivates PEP synthetase by ADP-dependent phosphorylation~K09773: K09773; hypothetical protein): protein MSQPEAPGAAVSGSQPGTQPESPSATVAATAPASAPAGAAQGADRPAVRTVFIVSDGTGITAETFSHSILAQFEMRFRKVRMPFVDTPEKAHIAVGKINEAFHNEGVPPIVFTTLVNQEANKALRRAKAMILDMFQTFIEPLEKELGLKSTHAIGRFHQNADTEAYKNRIEAINFSLAHDDGQSHKNLEEADVILVGVSRSGKTPTSLYLAMQYGLKAANYPLIPDDFERGRLPSALYAFKPKIFGLSIDPQRLTEIRNERRPGSKYAALENCRYEVNEAEAMMRREGIKWLSSTHKSIEEIATTILQEIKVDRDNY, encoded by the coding sequence ATGTCCCAGCCAGAAGCGCCCGGTGCAGCGGTTTCCGGGTCCCAGCCTGGAACGCAGCCTGAATCCCCCTCCGCCACCGTGGCGGCGACTGCACCCGCAAGCGCGCCAGCCGGCGCTGCCCAGGGCGCTGATCGCCCGGCGGTGCGTACCGTGTTCATCGTCTCGGATGGCACCGGCATCACCGCGGAAACTTTCAGCCACTCGATCCTTGCCCAGTTCGAAATGCGCTTCCGCAAGGTGCGCATGCCTTTCGTCGACACCCCGGAAAAGGCACATATCGCCGTCGGCAAGATCAACGAGGCCTTCCACAACGAAGGCGTGCCGCCCATCGTCTTCACCACGCTGGTCAACCAGGAAGCGAACAAGGCACTGCGCCGCGCCAAGGCGATGATTCTGGACATGTTCCAGACCTTCATCGAGCCGCTGGAAAAGGAACTGGGCCTGAAGTCCACCCACGCCATCGGGCGCTTCCACCAGAATGCAGATACCGAGGCGTACAAGAACCGGATCGAGGCCATCAACTTCTCGCTGGCGCATGATGACGGTCAGTCACACAAGAACCTGGAAGAAGCGGATGTGATCCTGGTGGGCGTGTCGCGCAGCGGCAAGACACCGACCAGCCTCTACCTGGCGATGCAATACGGGCTGAAGGCAGCAAATTACCCGCTGATCCCGGACGATTTCGAGCGCGGCCGACTGCCCTCGGCGCTGTATGCGTTCAAGCCCAAGATCTTTGGGCTGTCCATCGACCCGCAGCGCCTGACAGAAATCCGCAACGAGCGCCGCCCTGGCAGCAAGTATGCGGCGCTGGAGAACTGCCGCTACGAGGTCAACGAGGCCGAGGCGATGATGCGGCGCGAAGGCATCAAATGGCTGTCGTCGACGCACAAGTCGATCGAGGAGATCGCGACCACGATCCTGCAGGAGATCAAGGTCGATCGCGACAACTATTAA
- a CDS encoding ribonuclease HII (K03470: rnhB; ribonuclease HII [EC:3.1.26.4]), which translates to MARRNAESPQMGLDLAPAAAAVQRLCGVDEAGRGPLAGPVYAAAVVLDPKRPIRGLADSKILTAAKREQLYDKICERALGWHIAFATVEEIDTLNILHASMLAMQRAVQGLAASGVVPDLVQVDGNRCPQVPFPVEAIVKGDALVRAISAASILAKVARDRELRVLHERYPQYGFDSHVGYGTPQHLAALAEFGATPHHRRSFAPVREALEQRPMFTGMTAMAEVTQVTASVSVTVAQ; encoded by the coding sequence ATGGCGCGACGCAATGCTGAATCGCCGCAGATGGGGCTGGATCTTGCCCCGGCCGCTGCCGCCGTGCAGCGCCTGTGCGGTGTCGATGAAGCGGGCAGGGGACCGCTGGCCGGGCCGGTCTATGCCGCCGCCGTGGTGCTGGACCCGAAGCGTCCGATCCGCGGGCTGGCCGACTCCAAGATCCTGACCGCCGCCAAGCGCGAGCAACTCTACGACAAGATCTGCGAACGCGCGCTGGGCTGGCATATCGCCTTCGCGACGGTTGAGGAGATCGACACGCTCAACATCCTGCACGCCAGCATGCTGGCGATGCAGCGTGCCGTGCAGGGGCTGGCCGCCAGCGGCGTCGTGCCGGACCTGGTGCAGGTCGACGGCAACCGCTGCCCGCAGGTGCCGTTCCCGGTGGAAGCCATCGTCAAGGGCGATGCTCTGGTCAGGGCGATCTCGGCCGCGTCGATCCTGGCCAAGGTGGCGCGCGACCGCGAGCTGAGGGTGCTGCACGAGCGCTATCCGCAGTACGGCTTCGATTCGCACGTCGGCTATGGCACGCCGCAGCACCTTGCCGCGCTGGCCGAGTTCGGCGCCACGCCGCACCACCGCCGTTCGTTTGCGCCCGTGCGCGAGGCGCTGGAGCAGCGGCCCATGTTCACCGGCATGACCGCGATGGCCGAAGTTACCCAGGTCACCGCCTCGGTTTCGGTCACGGTCGCGCAGTGA
- a CDS encoding lipid-A-disaccharide synthase (K00748: lpxB; lipid-A-disaccharide synthase [EC:2.4.1.182]), whose translation MVDAAIRGDVPTGNGSVTGKRGTIAMVAGEASGDLLASLMMGGLKARLGDTVEYSGIGGKRMMAQGFTSRWPMETLSVNGYVEVLGSLREILATRRAVRDWLLANPPLCFIGVDAPDFNFGLEVPLRRAGIPVVHFVSPSIWAWRGGRIRTIARAVDHILCLFPFEPEIYAKAGIPATYVGHPLADVIPMVPDVAGARAELGLPAGHRVVAVLPGSRQSEVRNLGATFFAAMARMQRMDPNLAFVLPAASAPLRAIVEELHAQYPELRLTIVDGKSHQAMEAADVVLLASGTATLEAALYKKPMVISYKVPWLTAQIMKRQGYLPYVGLPNILSGRFVVPELLQDDATPEALARETLLQLNDEGNTAFLYEHFTRMHETLKCNTAQRAADVVVDLMHSRGTV comes from the coding sequence ATGGTCGACGCCGCGATTCGGGGCGACGTGCCCACGGGCAATGGGAGCGTAACAGGCAAACGCGGCACCATCGCCATGGTGGCCGGAGAGGCCTCGGGCGACCTGCTGGCATCGCTGATGATGGGCGGGCTCAAGGCCCGCCTTGGCGACACGGTCGAGTATTCCGGCATCGGCGGCAAGCGCATGATGGCGCAGGGTTTTACCTCGCGCTGGCCGATGGAAACGCTGTCGGTCAACGGCTACGTCGAGGTGCTGGGCTCGCTGCGCGAGATCCTGGCCACACGCCGCGCCGTGCGCGACTGGCTGCTGGCCAATCCGCCGCTGTGCTTTATCGGGGTCGATGCCCCGGATTTCAATTTCGGGCTGGAAGTGCCGCTGCGGCGCGCCGGCATCCCGGTGGTGCATTTTGTCAGCCCGTCGATCTGGGCCTGGCGCGGCGGGCGCATCCGCACCATCGCGCGCGCGGTGGATCACATCCTGTGCCTGTTCCCGTTCGAGCCCGAGATCTACGCCAAGGCCGGCATCCCCGCCACCTACGTGGGCCATCCGCTGGCTGACGTGATCCCGATGGTGCCCGACGTCGCCGGGGCGCGCGCCGAACTCGGCCTGCCTGCCGGGCACCGCGTGGTCGCCGTGCTGCCGGGCAGCCGCCAGTCCGAGGTGCGCAACCTCGGCGCCACCTTCTTTGCCGCGATGGCTCGCATGCAACGCATGGACCCGAATCTGGCGTTCGTGCTGCCGGCGGCCAGCGCGCCGCTGCGCGCCATCGTCGAGGAACTGCACGCGCAGTATCCCGAACTCCGCCTGACCATCGTCGATGGCAAGTCGCACCAGGCCATGGAAGCCGCCGACGTGGTGCTGCTGGCCAGCGGCACCGCCACGCTCGAAGCGGCGCTGTACAAGAAACCGATGGTGATCTCCTACAAGGTGCCCTGGCTGACCGCGCAGATCATGAAGCGCCAGGGTTACCTGCCGTACGTGGGATTGCCTAATATCCTTTCAGGGCGCTTCGTCGTGCCGGAACTGCTGCAGGACGATGCCACGCCCGAGGCGCTGGCCCGCGAAACGCTGCTGCAGCTCAACGACGAGGGCAACACCGCCTTTCTCTACGAGCATTTCACCCGCATGCACGAGACGCTCAAGTGCAATACCGCGCAACGGGCCGCCGATGTGGTGGTGGACCTGATGCACAGCCGGGGGACCGTCTGA
- a CDS encoding UDP-N-acetylglucosamine acyltransferase (K00677: lpxA; UDP-N-acetylglucosamine acyltransferase [EC:2.3.1.129]) → MTQIHPTALVDPKAELASDVTVGPFSIVGANVRIGSGTRIGSHTTVEGYTTIGEGNQIGPYASVGGVPQDMKYRNEPTRLEIGDRNTIREFTTIHTGTVQDRGLTSIGNDNWIMAYVHIAHDCIVGNNTVFSSNAQIAGHVEVGDWAILGGMSGVHQFVRIGAHAMLGGASALVQDVPPFVIAASDKSGNKATPHGVNVEGLRRRGFDAGQIGALRQAYKLLYKSDLSFDEARNEITALLGQVDAGTAEPLRAFVEFLAATQRGIVR, encoded by the coding sequence ATGACGCAAATCCATCCCACCGCACTGGTCGACCCGAAGGCAGAACTGGCTTCCGACGTGACCGTCGGGCCGTTCTCTATCGTCGGCGCCAATGTGCGGATCGGCAGCGGCACCCGGATCGGCTCGCATACGACGGTCGAGGGCTACACCACGATCGGCGAGGGCAACCAGATCGGTCCCTATGCTTCGGTCGGCGGCGTGCCGCAGGACATGAAGTACCGCAACGAGCCGACGCGGCTCGAGATCGGCGACCGCAACACCATCCGCGAATTCACCACGATCCACACCGGCACGGTGCAGGACCGCGGCCTGACCAGCATCGGCAACGACAACTGGATCATGGCCTACGTGCATATCGCGCATGACTGCATCGTCGGCAACAACACCGTGTTTTCCAGCAACGCGCAGATCGCCGGCCACGTTGAAGTGGGCGACTGGGCGATCCTGGGCGGCATGAGCGGCGTGCACCAGTTCGTGCGCATCGGCGCCCATGCGATGCTGGGTGGCGCTTCTGCGCTGGTGCAGGACGTGCCGCCGTTCGTGATCGCCGCCAGCGACAAGAGTGGCAACAAGGCCACGCCGCACGGCGTCAACGTCGAGGGGCTGCGCCGCCGCGGCTTCGATGCGGGCCAGATCGGTGCGCTGCGCCAGGCCTACAAGCTGCTTTACAAGTCCGACCTCAGCTTCGACGAGGCACGTAACGAGATCACCGCCTTGCTGGGCCAGGTCGATGCCGGTACCGCGGAACCGCTGCGTGCGTTTGTCGAATTCCTTGCCGCCACCCAGCGCGGCATCGTGCGCTGA
- the fabZ gene encoding 3-hydroxyacyl-ACP dehydratase (in Pseudomonas aeruginosa this enzyme is a trimer of dimers; essential for membrane formation; performs third step of type II fatty acid biosynthesis; catalyzes dehydration of (3R)-hydroxyacyl-ACP to trans-2-acyl-ACP~K02372: fabZ; 3-hydroxyacyl-[acyl-carrier-protein] dehydratase [EC:4.2.1.59]), which translates to MTAADIDIRQILKLLPHRYPFLMVDRVLEFEPGKRIKTLKNVTINEPYFMGHFPEQPVMPGVMILEALAQSAGLLTFGAEMERKEGSLYYFVGIDGARFKQVVYPGDQLHMNVTVERYIRGIWKFKAFATVDAKVACEAELMCTVKQAE; encoded by the coding sequence ATGACCGCAGCCGACATCGACATTCGCCAGATCCTTAAGCTGCTGCCGCATCGCTATCCGTTCCTGATGGTGGACCGCGTGCTGGAGTTCGAGCCGGGCAAGCGCATCAAGACGCTGAAGAACGTCACCATCAACGAGCCTTATTTCATGGGCCATTTCCCCGAGCAACCGGTGATGCCGGGGGTGATGATCCTCGAGGCGCTGGCACAGTCCGCTGGCCTGCTGACTTTCGGTGCGGAGATGGAGCGCAAGGAAGGCTCGCTGTACTACTTCGTCGGCATCGACGGCGCCCGCTTCAAGCAGGTGGTATACCCGGGCGACCAGTTGCACATGAACGTGACGGTCGAGCGCTATATCCGCGGCATCTGGAAATTCAAGGCGTTCGCCACGGTGGACGCCAAGGTGGCCTGCGAGGCGGAGCTGATGTGCACCGTGAAGCAGGCCGAGTGA
- a CDS encoding UDP-3-O-(3-hydroxymyristoyl) glucosamine N-acyltransferase (K02536: lpxD; UDP-3-O-[3-hydroxymyristoyl] glucosamine N-acyltransferase [EC:2.3.1.191]), translating into MQTPTLGQLATENGAQVVGDPDLAIVGLAPLDQAGPAELSFLSNPLYLQQALDSKAGAVIVSASDLERIRAEGRADGRNWLVARNPYVCFARVAQCFDRAANTDTRVGIDPRATVSPDAVVPASCYIGPNVVIERGARLGERVRILANSYVGAHAEIGDDSLLYANVSVYHQCVVGARAILHSGVVIGADGFGFAPDISATGVEYVKIPQTGRAVLGDDVEVGANTAIDRGAMADTVIEEGCKIDNQVQIAHNVRVGAHTVIAGCAAVSGSTRIGRFCVIGGAANFAGHLSIADRTTVSGGTSITKSITKPGGHFTSVFPFLPHGEWERNAAIVRGLSKLRERVVALERRLRGQSAGSPTSQD; encoded by the coding sequence ATGCAGACACCCACACTGGGTCAGCTCGCCACCGAGAACGGCGCGCAGGTTGTGGGTGATCCCGACCTGGCGATCGTTGGCCTCGCTCCGCTGGATCAGGCCGGACCGGCCGAGCTCTCGTTCCTGTCCAATCCGCTCTACCTGCAGCAGGCGCTCGACTCCAAGGCTGGCGCCGTGATCGTGTCGGCGTCCGACCTCGAGCGCATCCGCGCCGAGGGCCGGGCCGACGGCCGCAACTGGCTGGTGGCGCGCAATCCCTATGTCTGCTTTGCCCGCGTGGCGCAGTGCTTCGACCGCGCCGCCAATACCGATACGCGCGTCGGCATCGACCCGCGCGCGACGGTGTCGCCGGATGCGGTGGTGCCGGCGTCTTGCTACATCGGCCCCAACGTGGTGATCGAGCGCGGCGCACGCCTGGGCGAGCGCGTGCGCATCCTGGCCAACAGCTATGTCGGCGCGCATGCCGAGATCGGCGATGATTCGCTGCTCTACGCCAATGTTTCGGTCTACCACCAATGCGTGGTCGGTGCCCGTGCGATCCTGCACAGCGGCGTGGTGATTGGCGCGGACGGCTTCGGCTTTGCGCCGGATATCAGCGCGACCGGCGTCGAATACGTGAAGATCCCGCAGACGGGACGCGCCGTGCTGGGCGATGACGTGGAGGTCGGCGCCAATACCGCGATCGACCGCGGCGCCATGGCCGACACCGTGATCGAAGAAGGCTGCAAGATCGACAACCAGGTCCAGATCGCACACAACGTGCGCGTCGGGGCCCATACGGTCATTGCCGGGTGCGCCGCGGTATCGGGCAGCACGCGCATCGGCCGTTTCTGCGTGATCGGGGGCGCGGCCAATTTTGCCGGCCACCTGAGCATTGCCGACCGCACCACAGTGTCCGGCGGCACCTCGATCACCAAATCCATTACCAAGCCCGGGGGCCATTTCACCAGCGTCTTCCCGTTCCTGCCGCACGGCGAGTGGGAACGCAACGCAGCCATCGTGCGCGGCCTGAGCAAGCTGCGCGAACGGGTGGTGGCGCTGGAACGTCGCCTGCGCGGCCAGTCCGCCGGTTCCCCAACCTCACAAGACTAA
- a CDS encoding OmpH/HlpA family outer membrane protein (K06142: hlpA, ompH; outer membrane protein): MNTKSKLVKSLGAAALATAAICAAAPAMAQEARIAAVNSERILRDSQPAKLAQVKLEQEFSKRDRELQDMAQKIKGMADKLDKDTTVLADADRQRRQREVADLDREFQRKQREFREDLNQRRNEELAQVLERANRVIRQLAEQRKYDLIVQEAVYVNPRIDITDDVMKALNAGAR; the protein is encoded by the coding sequence ATGAATACAAAATCCAAACTGGTCAAATCCCTGGGCGCCGCCGCGCTCGCCACGGCGGCTATCTGCGCCGCGGCGCCGGCCATGGCCCAGGAGGCGCGCATTGCCGCCGTCAATTCCGAACGCATCCTGCGCGACTCGCAGCCGGCCAAGCTGGCCCAGGTCAAGCTGGAGCAGGAGTTCTCCAAGCGCGACCGCGAACTGCAGGACATGGCCCAGAAGATCAAGGGCATGGCCGACAAGCTTGACAAGGACACGACCGTGCTGGCCGACGCCGACCGCCAGCGCCGCCAGCGTGAAGTGGCCGACCTCGACCGCGAGTTCCAGCGCAAGCAGCGCGAGTTCCGCGAAGACCTGAACCAGCGCCGCAATGAAGAACTGGCGCAGGTGCTGGAGCGCGCCAACCGCGTGATCCGCCAGCTGGCCGAACAGCGCAAGTACGACCTGATCGTGCAGGAAGCGGTCTATGTGAACCCGCGTATCGACATCACCGACGACGTGATGAAGGCGCTGAACGCCGGCGCCAGGTAA